ATACTTCTTCATAACCTGTGATTCCTAGATCATGGAGTTGCTGAATGATTTTAATGTTCTTCATAACTTCTTATTTCTGATTTTTAGTAAAATACAAATTTAATCATAATCTGCATTAATGAGGATCTAAAAATACTGATATTCGTCAGAATGACCAAGAAATTATAAAATTGATAAAATATTGATTAGCAATAAATTAACTGATTATAGGAATAGATTGTTGAAAAACCTTTCTCCCGAAAATAGTCCTCAAAACCAGAAAATTTCGATGTCATGATGAAATCGCCGCCCCAAGCTCCCAAACTTTTGACGAAAGAAGGTCCATTTTCGAAATATTTTTCTTTTACCGTTTCAATTCCAAGAAAGTTTCCTAATTTTTTTTCGTGAAGATTCATTAAATCAGAAAATTCTATTAAAGTTTTACATTGTAAAACTTGCTGGGTAATAAGCGAAAACTCATCTATAAGTTCCGGCGATTTTTCTTTGCTTCGATAGAGTTGAATTCCTTCGCGGCTGTTTTGTTTTTCATTTAAGTGAATAAAAAGCAGATCATCTTTAAAGCTGGGATCAAACATCACTTTCTCAACATTTCTTTGCGGTTGATTTTGGTAAATAATAGATGATTTAGCCTGCGCTACCGCAATATCATACCCACTTCCACCCAAACATTTTTCATTAAGGTCAAAAGCATCGATCGCGGCCCACTGTGCTAAATTATTCATCAAAGTAGAACTGCTTCCCAACCCGTAATCTGCCGGAAACTGTAAATCTGTGGTGATGTAGTAAGAAGTATCGGATTGCAGACAAATTTTCGAAACCAACTTGATCTCTTTTAAAACCTTTAAAATAAATGTTGCAGATTCTGGAATATTCGTGGATAAAACCTCTTCTTGATTATAATCAATCAGAATTTTCAGCCAAGGTTTTCCCTGATGAAGCGCAGTCCAGGTAACGAAGGATTTCCCATCGGGATTTTCATCAACAAAAAACTCTTGCCCCCATTTAGTCGGTACGGCAAGAGCTAAAGCGCCATCTAAGACGACATATTCGGAGGTGAGCAATAATTTTCCGTGCGAAAAAATCGTACTCATGTTGTATTTTATATTGCGGAAGAAACCAAAACTTCGCTGTTAATTTTTTTAATTAAACCCTGCAAAGTTTTTCCCGGACCAACTTCTACGAAAGAAGTTGCCCCTTTTTTAATCATATTTTGTACAGATTGCGTCCATTTTACAGGACCTGTTAACTGTGCAATTAGATTAAGTTTAATCTCTTCGGGATTTTCTACTGCCGTGGTGGTGATATTTTGATAAATATCCATGGTTGGCTTGTAGAATTTGGTATTATTAATGGCTTCGGCTAATTTTTCCTGTGCTGGTTGCATTAACGGCGAATGGAATGCTCCATTTACGGGTAGCAACAAAGCACGTTTTGCACCTGCTTCTTTCATTTTCTCACAGGCCATTTCTACTGCAGCAGTTTCACCGGAAATTACGAGCTGACCGGGACAGTTATAGTTTGCCGGAACAACAATTCCGGGTGTGTCTTCGCAAATTTTTTCTACCAGCTCATCAGCCAGACCTAAAATGGCCGCCATGGAACTTGGGTTTGCATCACAGGCTTCCTGCATTGCTTTTGCACGCGTAGAAACAAGCTTCAGTCCGTCTTCGAAACTTAAAACGCCATTGGCAACCAAGGCGGAAAACTCTCCCAGAGAATGCCCTGCCACCATAGAAGGCGTAGAACCATTATTCAGAGCTTTCAAAGCAGCAACGGAATATATAAAAATTGCAGGCTGTGTTACTTCAGTCTTCTTCAGATCCTCATCAGTTCCACTGAACATCACGGAGAGAATATCGAAACCTAAAATGTGATTGGCAGAGTCCATCAAATCTTTGATATCCTTGCGGGACTCATATAAATCGATTCCCATGCCGACATATTGTGAACCTTGCCCAGGAAATACAAGTGCTTTCATAAAGTTTTAAGGCTAATTATTTTATTTTATTCTGAATGTGTCTTGTTAGTTAGGATTTAAACGAACGACTCTGTATCCTCTGTTTACATAAGCACCTGTTTTCGTTTTTTCAAATTCGAATTTTGTTGCCAACTGAGTTTGCACTTTATTCATTTGTTTGAAGATTTCTCCTTTTTTATTCTCTCGGGTTAACATATCATTAACCACATCAAATCCTATTACCGCATATTTTGACGGAGATTTGCAATATTTCTTTTTGTATTCTGCTAAAATCTCATTTTCAAAACTTCCCTCGGTATTAATTTTGCGATCCATGATGTAAACTAATTTACTTGGCAGAAGCTCATCTTCTTTTTTCTCGAAGATTGGAGAATAATACATGCTGAAACCTTTTGTCCCCAGCGCCTCTTTTGATAATTCGATTAATCGGTTACCAAAAGCATCGCCCACTTGGTCATTATTATTAGCCAAAATTGCAATTACAGGTGCAGCTTGACCTGTCATCATGTTCTGATCAACCTGAATATCTGTAGCTGATTTTACTATCACAATATTCGGATTTTTCAATTCCTTCTCTAAATTGGTTTTCAGATATTTTGCAAAAGTCTGGTCATTATCTGAAAGAACATATATTTTCTGATCTGAAAACACATCTTTCACTTCTTTTACAATGCGGTCTGCATAAATCATCTCATTGGTTTCCACCATGATCAAATTGCTGTAACCCAACAAATCATCGGAATTTGCAAATGGCGCAACCACCGGTATTTTGCTTGTTTTCACATAGTCTAAAACTTCTAAAACACTGGATTTAAAGAACGGGCCGATAATAAGATCGGTATTATTCTGATTGATCTGAGTTAAAGAGTTTTTGAAACTTTTTTCGTTGCCGGCATCAATGACTTTAACATCTAAGATTTGACCGGTCTTCGCCTGACGCTCAATGGCTAATTTTGCACCAGCGAGAAAATCAAGAGATAAATTTCTATATTTTGAATCATTGGTATCAAAACCGAAAGGCAACATTAAAACCACATTCAGAGCATCGCCATTCTTTTTAACGTAGGCCGCATCTAATTTTTTAATTTTTAAAACCATTCCTGATTTTAAACCTTGGCTCAAATTAGGGTTAAGGCTCAACAAATCATCCAGGGTAATTCCAAATTTATTTAAAATACCAAAAACGGTATCACCAGCCTGAACGGTGTACGTTACATAATCGTCGGCTGTTGATGTAGTAGAATAAGTTTGTACTGAAGTTTCTTCATCAACTTTGCTTGTCGTTGCAACGGTTTGAGAAACGGACTGTTCGGAAGAAGCATTTGATTTAATGGTGATGATGTCACCTGCCTGCAAACCTCTGGATTCTAAACCGGGATTCAAAGCAAAAAGTTCTTTTTGCGAAAGATTAAATTTACGACTGAGTTTATAATAATTATCTTTTGGCTGCACGGTATATGAATTTTCATTTACCACGTTAGCCACTTCTGTTGAAACCGCTACTGCCGCTGCTTCCTTTGCATCTTTGGCAGCATTTTCAGCCACTTCAACTACATTTTTATCAGCATCACCAAATTTCTGAATACTAGCTAAAGGCAAGGTCACCTGATCACCGATCTTCATATGAGAATCCAGGTCCGGATTCAGTTTTCTTAAATCACTTTCGGAGATTTGATATTGTTTCGTAATTCCGTAAATAGTTTGCTTAGGCTTCAGAATGATCGTACCGACTTTCCCCGAAGATGCGGCGTTTTGAGTCGCTGCTTTTGGTTGAAATGCGGCCACCTTCGTTGTTGATTTATCTACTTTTAGCACATCCCCGATGGCAATTTTACCATCTTTTGCGTTGGGATTCAGCTTCACCAGATCATCTACGGTCATGCCGTATCTTTTCGCGATGTTGTAGGGATTGTCTCCTTTCACCACGGTATGGGTTTTCTGGGCAGATAAGCCTGCAAATGCCGTTAAACCAGCTATAATAAAAAACTTTTTGATCATCTTCAGATAAATATTTACAAAAATACTGCTTTAAAATTAAATAGTAAAAATTATTAATTCAGAACTTTCAATCTCCATTCCGTCGTAACAATTATGAAGCCAGTCTCTGCCTAAATCTGCATAGAATACGGAAAAATTATAGGTTCTTTCCTGCCAGTTTTTACCCGGATGAATGGTGAGGAAGAGGTTTTCTAAACGTTCTAACTTCTCATTCTGTTTTATTTTTTCTGCACGAAGCAGTCTTTTTCGCATACGGTTAAAAGATTTGAGCTGGCGCGTTTGTTCAGCTTCTACAAGGTTTCCAAAGGTTTGATCCGTCTTTTCCGCTTCGGTTTTTAATATTTGGAACTGGTTTTTTAAGGTCATTTCCTGATTTTCCAAAAGAGGTAGAATCTCATTATTTTCAAGAATCATGTCTTTCGTAACGGTGGCGAAGTTTTTGAAAAAATCATTGATCTTTAAATTTAAATGATCCATTTTTTCCACCGTTTTCTCCATTAACATCAACATGGAGTTTCTCGGAATAAGAACAGGAAAAGGAAGTTTGATCTGGCTGAAGAAATTCTTTAATTCTAACCAGTACATAATTTCCGCGTTTCCACCAATATATGCAATATTGGGCAGAACGGTTTCCTGAAATACAGGTCTTAAAAGAGCGTTTGGACTGAAACGTTCGGGATGATTCTCCAGTTCATCTAAAATTTCTTCCGTTGTAAATGTTTTACTTCGGTAAACAATATTAAATACATTATTTTCAAAAACAATACGGTCACGAGTTTCTGAGAGGTAAAATAAATTAATTTCACGCGGATTTACCTGAACTTTACCATATTTTTCTGTTAAAAAACGCACGGTTTCCTGGGTAGAATCGGATAAGGTCTGGTGTAGAAGTTCTTCTTTAAAAACAGGTTTCATTTCTGTTTTCAACCGTACATCATCTCCATCAAGTACGATAAGTCCGTAATCAGCAAACAGTTCCTGTACAATGATCCTGGTAGCTTGGGATAAATTATTTCCTTTCTTATACGCCTTTTTGAGCAATAAAATCAACTCAGTTCCATATACAGAATCCTTAAATTCCTCTTCAAACTGAGAGATAAAAAAATCATCTTCTATTTTAATACGGCCAACCGCGCCACCCGCTTTTGCTTTGGTTTCGTAATAGTGATTCTTTGTTTTAAAATGATCGATCTCCTCAAAATCATGATCTTCTGAAGCCATCCAAAAAAGAGGGACAAAATTCTGCTCCGGAAATTTCTGTTTAAGAAACTCCGCCAATTTTATGGTTTGCAAAATTTTATAAATAAAGAATGCAGGTCCCGTAAATAAATTTAACTGATGTCCTGTGGTTACCGTAAAGGTTTGATTTGATAAAATATCGTTTAAATTGGACTCTTGTTTTTCTGATTTTCGAAAATCCGAATACTGATCCTCTAAAACATCGACCAATACTTTTCTTTGAGCCTCAGAAAATGAGGAACCTTTTAATTGAAACTGTTTTTCAATATTTTCCAGATTAAAAAACTGCGATTCGAAGCCGGGAATATTTTGTTTCAGAAAATCTTTGATGAGCTGTGGAATGCTCTCAATTTCTAGAAACGGTATGTGGTTAATTTTTTTCAAAACGAATTTTTAACTAAAAAGATACCAAACGATTCCCAGATTTAAACGGAAATCATAGATTGGGTAATAAGGTACGGTAAATGATTTATTCTTCATAAAGGTCGTATTTAAATGCTGCGCTTCTATAAAGAAAAACATTCTTTTAACCTTTAAATTAAAGTAAACATCGGCAATTGGTTGGCCACCAATCGAATATGAGTTTGCACTCGGTAAAATAAATTCATTTAAGACTGGAAAAAACTCCCGTGAGGCAAATTTAGAAAAATAATAGACTTTAACTCCGGCTTGAATTTCCGCGGCATCTTTGAAGGCTTTTGATTGCCAGTAAAGATTGGCGCGACCTACGAAATTTGGCATCGGTAAAAGATCCTTGTTGCCAATAGCACTTTGAAAAAGAACCTTTGGATTCAAATGAAATTTACCAGAAGAAAAAGTAGCTTCGCCGCCAATTTGGGAGATATTTAATGAAGTTGCACTTTGTTGTGGTTGTGCTAAATCATCAAGATAGGTATAGTTATCAACGCGGAAAAAATTAGCAAAAACATTACTCTTGAACCATTTCAGATTTACATCACCACCAATTTCAGTAATGCTTTCATTTTTCGGATCTTCTAAATAATAATTGAATTTTCTATAGACTGAAGGGTTCAGTAACAGGTTAAAACTTGGAGATCCGGTTTGAAAATTCACTTTTGCATTCACAAAATACTCTGGAATCGGTTCAAATCTAATTAGATTCTGGGAGCGTAGAAAGCTTCCAAATTCTGTTCCGGTAGAAAATTCAAAATTTGAATTTAGGGCGATTTTACCCAAAAGATTTATTTTAAGATTTCCGACTGCACCAATTCTGCTCTCCGAAAGTTCTTGTGGAATATTTTGCGACACCGGCAAAGGTGATCCTATTCCCAGTTTGATCAGTTGATGACGAATTCCTGCATCAAGCTTAAAACTTTCTTTATCGAAAAGAATACTTACGGTATTGCTTAGATTTTTTGAATATTTTTTAGAGTCTGCACTATAATTAATTAAATCTGAAGCATCGGTAAAGTAAAAACTTTCCGGTTGCGACTGATTGTAGTAGTATTTATTACTTTGATTAAAAATAGTATGTCGTATTTTAAAGGGGAACTTCTCTGAGGCGAACGGTCGGAATTCATGACTGAAATAAAATCTTCGGTAGGCGAACCTTGAATTTGAATTGTTTAAATTCACCTCTAAGTTCTCCCGATTATTAAAGTCTGAATCGCCGTTCAAAAATAAATTTACATCTGCAATTCCGCCATACTCCTCATTATTTATATTTTG
This DNA window, taken from Kaistella carnis, encodes the following:
- a CDS encoding putative porin; the encoded protein is MRHLLFCLFFITCGLQAQTLNKTDSNRVKPSDTLVIDSGFKDSLKVFKPTIYDYTYQTQFSEKKIFDTAFTQDKTFIFSQYNNKDNFGKIQFANIGSGFQPLVFEVNTDQNLSLLPTNKSAFLRGINDIKYYDVKTPTTTFIYHNAVRNGAVLYSTYTQNIGKNFNFAVEYTGLRSQGNYLKSLAANNTTQFSAHYLSENKKYEAFGHFIHQNINNEEYGGIADVNLFLNGDSDFNNRENLEVNLNNSNSRFAYRRFYFSHEFRPFASEKFPFKIRHTIFNQSNKYYYNQSQPESFYFTDASDLINYSADSKKYSKNLSNTVSILFDKESFKLDAGIRHQLIKLGIGSPLPVSQNIPQELSESRIGAVGNLKINLLGKIALNSNFEFSTGTEFGSFLRSQNLIRFEPIPEYFVNAKVNFQTGSPSFNLLLNPSVYRKFNYYLEDPKNESITEIGGDVNLKWFKSNVFANFFRVDNYTYLDDLAQPQQSATSLNISQIGGEATFSSGKFHLNPKVLFQSAIGNKDLLPMPNFVGRANLYWQSKAFKDAAEIQAGVKVYYFSKFASREFFPVLNEFILPSANSYSIGGQPIADVYFNLKVKRMFFFIEAQHLNTTFMKNKSFTVPYYPIYDFRLNLGIVWYLFS
- the fabD gene encoding ACP S-malonyltransferase → MKALVFPGQGSQYVGMGIDLYESRKDIKDLMDSANHILGFDILSVMFSGTDEDLKKTEVTQPAIFIYSVAALKALNNGSTPSMVAGHSLGEFSALVANGVLSFEDGLKLVSTRAKAMQEACDANPSSMAAILGLADELVEKICEDTPGIVVPANYNCPGQLVISGETAAVEMACEKMKEAGAKRALLLPVNGAFHSPLMQPAQEKLAEAINNTKFYKPTMDIYQNITTTAVENPEEIKLNLIAQLTGPVKWTQSVQNMIKKGATSFVEVGPGKTLQGLIKKINSEVLVSSAI
- the bshC gene encoding bacillithiol biosynthesis cysteine-adding enzyme BshC, whose translation is MKKINHIPFLEIESIPQLIKDFLKQNIPGFESQFFNLENIEKQFQLKGSSFSEAQRKVLVDVLEDQYSDFRKSEKQESNLNDILSNQTFTVTTGHQLNLFTGPAFFIYKILQTIKLAEFLKQKFPEQNFVPLFWMASEDHDFEEIDHFKTKNHYYETKAKAGGAVGRIKIEDDFFISQFEEEFKDSVYGTELILLLKKAYKKGNNLSQATRIIVQELFADYGLIVLDGDDVRLKTEMKPVFKEELLHQTLSDSTQETVRFLTEKYGKVQVNPREINLFYLSETRDRIVFENNVFNIVYRSKTFTTEEILDELENHPERFSPNALLRPVFQETVLPNIAYIGGNAEIMYWLELKNFFSQIKLPFPVLIPRNSMLMLMEKTVEKMDHLNLKINDFFKNFATVTKDMILENNEILPLLENQEMTLKNQFQILKTEAEKTDQTFGNLVEAEQTRQLKSFNRMRKRLLRAEKIKQNEKLERLENLFLTIHPGKNWQERTYNFSVFYADLGRDWLHNCYDGMEIESSELIIFTI
- a CDS encoding GYDIA family GHMP kinase produces the protein MSTIFSHGKLLLTSEYVVLDGALALAVPTKWGQEFFVDENPDGKSFVTWTALHQGKPWLKILIDYNQEEVLSTNIPESATFILKVLKEIKLVSKICLQSDTSYYITTDLQFPADYGLGSSSTLMNNLAQWAAIDAFDLNEKCLGGSGYDIAVAQAKSSIIYQNQPQRNVEKVMFDPSFKDDLLFIHLNEKQNSREGIQLYRSKEKSPELIDEFSLITQQVLQCKTLIEFSDLMNLHEKKLGNFLGIETVKEKYFENGPSFVKSLGAWGGDFIMTSKFSGFEDYFREKGFSTIYSYNQLIYC
- a CDS encoding amino acid ABC transporter substrate-binding protein, with amino-acid sequence MIKKFFIIAGLTAFAGLSAQKTHTVVKGDNPYNIAKRYGMTVDDLVKLNPNAKDGKIAIGDVLKVDKSTTKVAAFQPKAATQNAASSGKVGTIILKPKQTIYGITKQYQISESDLRKLNPDLDSHMKIGDQVTLPLASIQKFGDADKNVVEVAENAAKDAKEAAAVAVSTEVANVVNENSYTVQPKDNYYKLSRKFNLSQKELFALNPGLESRGLQAGDIITIKSNASSEQSVSQTVATTSKVDEETSVQTYSTTSTADDYVTYTVQAGDTVFGILNKFGITLDDLLSLNPNLSQGLKSGMVLKIKKLDAAYVKKNGDALNVVLMLPFGFDTNDSKYRNLSLDFLAGAKLAIERQAKTGQILDVKVIDAGNEKSFKNSLTQINQNNTDLIIGPFFKSSVLEVLDYVKTSKIPVVAPFANSDDLLGYSNLIMVETNEMIYADRIVKEVKDVFSDQKIYVLSDNDQTFAKYLKTNLEKELKNPNIVIVKSATDIQVDQNMMTGQAAPVIAILANNNDQVGDAFGNRLIELSKEALGTKGFSMYYSPIFEKKEDELLPSKLVYIMDRKINTEGSFENEILAEYKKKYCKSPSKYAVIGFDVVNDMLTRENKKGEIFKQMNKVQTQLATKFEFEKTKTGAYVNRGYRVVRLNPN